From Paludisphaera rhizosphaerae, a single genomic window includes:
- a CDS encoding IS481 family transposase, with protein MPWKDVSLMSLRLEFVTLAAAEGANVRELCRRYGVSPKTAYKWIARFREGGADALVDRSRRPAASPDRTPEAIEAEVLRLHDKHSAWGGRKLRKRLIELGRRDVPAPSTITEILRRHGRLAEAPAPTAFVRFEHDAPNRLWQMDFKGHFAIAAGRCHPLTVLDDHSRFALGLFACDDERDATVRGRLTTLFRRYGLPERILCDNGSPWGTVVTPQRHTALGVWLLKLGVGVSHGRAYHPQTQGKIERFHRTLKAEVLQGRDFDDLAMCQRRFDPWRDVYNHERPHEALDLEVPASRYRISERPFPESPPVWEYGPTDAVRKVSDDGTISFKGRESTLSKAFRGERVAIRPTPEDGVFGVYFGVHPIAQIDLRV; from the coding sequence GAGTTCGTGACCCTGGCCGCCGCCGAGGGGGCCAACGTCCGCGAGTTGTGTCGCCGTTACGGCGTCAGCCCCAAGACGGCTTACAAGTGGATCGCTCGGTTCCGCGAGGGCGGGGCCGACGCCCTCGTCGACCGCTCGCGACGGCCCGCGGCCTCGCCGGACCGCACGCCCGAGGCGATCGAGGCCGAGGTGCTTCGGCTCCATGACAAGCACTCCGCCTGGGGCGGCCGCAAGCTCCGCAAGCGGCTGATCGAACTGGGCCGGCGAGACGTCCCCGCGCCCAGCACCATCACCGAGATCCTCCGCCGTCACGGCCGGCTCGCCGAGGCCCCGGCCCCGACGGCCTTCGTCCGGTTCGAGCACGACGCCCCCAACCGGCTCTGGCAGATGGACTTCAAGGGCCACTTCGCCATCGCCGCCGGCCGCTGCCATCCCCTGACCGTGCTCGACGACCACTCGCGATTCGCCCTGGGCCTGTTCGCCTGCGACGACGAACGCGACGCCACCGTCCGCGGCCGCCTCACGACGCTCTTCCGCCGCTACGGCCTGCCCGAGCGGATCCTCTGCGACAACGGCTCCCCCTGGGGGACCGTCGTGACGCCCCAGCGACACACCGCGTTGGGCGTCTGGCTGCTGAAACTGGGCGTCGGCGTCAGCCACGGCCGAGCCTACCACCCCCAGACCCAGGGCAAGATCGAGCGATTCCACCGCACCCTCAAGGCCGAAGTCCTCCAGGGCCGCGACTTCGACGACCTGGCCATGTGCCAACGACGGTTCGACCCCTGGCGCGACGTCTACAACCACGAACGCCCCCACGAGGCGTTGGACCTGGAAGTGCCGGCCAGCCGCTACCGCATCAGCGAACGACCGTTCCCCGAGTCGCCGCCCGTGTGGGAATACGGCCCGACCGACGCCGTGCGAAAGGTGAGCGACGACGGGACCATCAGCTTCAAGGGCCGAGAGTCCACCCTGAGCAAGGCGTTCCGCGGCGAACGCGTCGCGATCCGCCCGACCCCCG